Proteins co-encoded in one Bacillus paramycoides genomic window:
- a CDS encoding CBS domain-containing protein: protein MTRVRDLMSTHIVQCTPLDNVYEAAVKMKEESIGLIPVVENEQVVGLVTDRDLVVRGIAEKHPGSNKITNVMTTNIVSVSPDDPIEKATELMAQYQIRRLPVVESGQLVGMLALGDLAIKESADDQAGFALSEISEHTE, encoded by the coding sequence ATGACACGAGTGAGAGACTTGATGAGCACTCATATTGTACAGTGTACACCGTTAGACAATGTATATGAAGCCGCTGTAAAGATGAAAGAAGAATCGATTGGATTGATCCCAGTTGTTGAAAATGAACAAGTTGTTGGTCTTGTTACGGATCGAGATTTAGTTGTTCGAGGAATTGCTGAAAAACATCCTGGATCTAATAAAATTACAAATGTAATGACAACAAACATTGTTTCAGTTTCTCCAGATGATCCTATTGAAAAGGCTACAGAGTTAATGGCACAGTATCAAATTAGACGATTGCCAGTAGTTGAGAGTGGTCAACTCGTTGGGATGTTAGCACTAGGAGATTTAGCTATAAAAGAATCGGCAGATGATCAAGCGGGATTTGCTTTAAGTGAAATATCAGAGCATACGGAATGA
- a CDS encoding DUF3965 domain-containing protein, producing MRVIQRDPNWNLVTDTYIEPNNFAELFSLLVPCHPKGEGKERTILVWKEKEFYKEENLAAFIVYGMDKAKNLPQFHKDEIPTLVRILRLCQEIGWYEEANTFMVNQGLAEFVHTSLEYETWDLLTQAVALNYLIIKYRIGELTDEDVEIWDRVKFNEKCIMDCKHLLSHKEVLEFTFFYMCKRAKSLSKEQLNSDMMSLAMYCNTFVYDLYTHDLLRKYRKCTDFLSYYGPSQAVLACQRAVLSQISDRLDPLKTTHVDDYLYVMKDMMEHMTIGIMDRYDHFIGKLLSYVPFFEMIQVPQHAYYCEELLYICKGIEYKEEILRNYIFIQLHDCLPSFFKLFLKNKRYATIHDILFYWCDDEQRMSLEKKYNLSFIYEKYACG from the coding sequence ATGAGGGTTATACAGCGCGATCCAAATTGGAATTTGGTTACAGATACATATATAGAACCAAATAATTTCGCTGAATTATTTTCTTTACTTGTACCTTGTCATCCAAAAGGTGAAGGGAAAGAAAGAACTATATTAGTGTGGAAAGAAAAAGAATTTTATAAAGAAGAAAATTTAGCGGCATTTATCGTATATGGAATGGATAAAGCAAAAAATTTACCACAGTTTCATAAAGATGAAATTCCAACTTTAGTACGTATTCTTCGTTTATGCCAAGAGATTGGCTGGTATGAAGAAGCGAATACTTTTATGGTAAATCAAGGCCTAGCTGAGTTTGTTCACACTTCATTGGAATATGAAACGTGGGATCTTTTGACACAAGCGGTTGCTTTAAACTATTTAATTATTAAATATCGTATTGGTGAATTAACTGATGAAGATGTAGAAATTTGGGATAGAGTTAAATTTAATGAGAAATGTATAATGGACTGTAAACATCTATTATCCCATAAAGAAGTATTAGAATTTACATTCTTTTATATGTGTAAGAGAGCTAAATCTCTATCAAAAGAGCAATTAAATAGTGATATGATGAGTCTAGCAATGTATTGTAATACTTTTGTATATGACTTATATACACATGACTTATTACGAAAATATCGTAAGTGTACAGACTTCCTATCATACTATGGACCTAGTCAAGCGGTGTTAGCTTGTCAAAGAGCTGTACTTTCTCAAATTTCAGATCGATTAGACCCACTCAAGACTACTCATGTAGATGATTATCTATATGTAATGAAAGATATGATGGAGCACATGACGATAGGAATAATGGATCGATATGATCATTTCATCGGAAAACTATTATCATATGTGCCATTTTTCGAAATGATTCAAGTTCCACAACATGCGTATTATTGTGAAGAATTATTGTATATTTGTAAGGGCATTGAATATAAAGAAGAAATATTACGCAATTATATATTTATACAATTACATGATTGTTTACCATCATTCTTTAAACTATTTCTTAAAAATAAGCGTTATGCAACGATTCATGATATTCTGTTCTATTGGTGTGATGATGAACAAAGAATGAGCTTAGAGAAAAAATATAATCTTAGCTTTATTTATGAAAAATATGCTTGCGGATAA